The Nitrospinota bacterium genome has a segment encoding these proteins:
- a CDS encoding leucyl aminopeptidase: MIKINQKFVALLEHKTECLIIPCPEDKKPDGILKTIDANLNGAVKLAFENKRFLGKPNQTLLLNSTSGLKADNLILVGVGKSKSLKPEVICKASGTAAKLAENNNFKSASVYLNESCFDKVAKGPRYGELAGAIAEGAGLALYHFDYYKNLEEDDRRLQQLTLLPATKSRQATLEKAITRAEKIVAAVHTARNLISQPGNTATPTYLAETAKKMARKSKFSCKVLGKKEMEKLGMGALLGVSRGSHESPALIVMEYFGAAKSKAPTVIVGKGITFDTGGISLKPGAGMDEMKMDMSGAATTIATLQAIANLKLKTNVIGIVAAAENMPGGSAIKPGDILKSMSGKTIEVLNTDAEGRLVLADALTYAQRYKPKEVIDLATLTGAVVMALGHQAAAVIGTNPAMIKQLIESGEATDERVWELPLWEEFDKATKSDIADLKNIASPGVGAGSSMGAAFLKAFAGDQPWTHIDIAGTAWGYDKPYIPKGPSGFGVRLLLHYLEHRKR; encoded by the coding sequence ATGATAAAAATTAATCAAAAATTCGTTGCACTTCTCGAACACAAAACAGAATGCCTGATTATCCCCTGCCCTGAGGATAAAAAACCTGACGGAATTTTAAAAACTATTGATGCCAATCTCAATGGCGCCGTCAAACTGGCTTTTGAAAATAAACGATTTCTGGGAAAACCCAATCAAACCCTTTTACTGAACAGCACAAGTGGTCTTAAAGCAGACAACTTGATACTGGTCGGAGTTGGTAAAAGTAAAAGCTTGAAACCTGAAGTAATCTGCAAAGCATCGGGAACAGCGGCAAAGCTGGCAGAAAATAACAATTTCAAATCCGCTTCTGTTTATCTCAACGAAAGTTGTTTCGACAAAGTTGCCAAAGGACCTCGCTATGGAGAACTCGCAGGCGCCATAGCTGAAGGGGCAGGACTGGCCCTGTACCATTTTGATTATTATAAAAACCTGGAAGAAGACGATCGCCGTTTGCAACAGTTGACCCTTTTGCCAGCAACAAAATCCCGACAAGCAACACTGGAAAAAGCGATCACACGCGCTGAAAAAATTGTTGCGGCTGTTCATACAGCAAGAAATTTAATATCCCAGCCCGGCAATACCGCCACCCCAACCTATCTTGCAGAGACGGCAAAAAAAATGGCACGCAAAAGCAAATTTTCCTGCAAGGTGTTGGGTAAAAAAGAAATGGAAAAGCTTGGCATGGGAGCTCTGCTCGGTGTATCACGCGGAAGTCACGAGTCCCCAGCGTTAATTGTGATGGAATATTTCGGGGCGGCCAAAAGCAAAGCCCCAACTGTAATAGTGGGCAAAGGTATTACCTTCGACACCGGCGGCATCTCCCTCAAACCGGGAGCAGGCATGGACGAGATGAAAATGGATATGTCTGGTGCGGCTACAACGATTGCAACATTGCAGGCTATTGCCAACCTGAAACTAAAAACCAATGTAATCGGCATCGTGGCCGCGGCAGAAAATATGCCCGGCGGATCGGCCATCAAACCCGGCGATATTTTAAAAAGCATGTCCGGAAAAACCATAGAAGTGCTTAACACGGATGCCGAGGGCAGACTGGTTCTTGCAGACGCATTGACCTACGCGCAACGTTACAAACCTAAAGAAGTGATTGACCTCGCCACGTTGACCGGTGCTGTGGTTATGGCGTTAGGGCATCAGGCCGCTGCTGTCATCGGAACCAACCCGGCAATGATCAAGCAACTCATTGAATCCGGGGAAGCCACTGATGAAAGGGTCTGGGAACTGCCACTGTGGGAGGAATTCGACAAAGCCACCAAGAGCGATATCGCAGATCTAAAAAATATTGCGTCACCGGGAGTCGGAGCAGGTAGCAGCATGGGTGCGGCCTTCCTCAAAGCTTTTGCCGGCGACCAGCCCTGGACCCATATAGATATAGCCGGCACCGCCTGGGGATATGATAAACCCTACATCCCAAAAGGACCTTCCGGTTTCGGTGTGCGCCTACTCCTCCATTACCTCGAACACCGTAAACGTTAG
- a CDS encoding DUF2784 domain-containing protein produces the protein MVEVVLIIHFMVILFFVFGFPIALYYNHRMFRIIHASGLAGVTVLMVLGIPCPLTIWEEILRENRLYGGSFIASWLNKIIYLEGIATEVVILLSVGFTILVASSFIWKPLKGIDDKKNH, from the coding sequence ATGGTCGAAGTTGTTCTCATCATCCATTTTATGGTGATTCTGTTTTTCGTTTTCGGGTTCCCGATTGCGCTTTATTATAACCACCGCATGTTTCGCATCATCCATGCAAGTGGATTGGCTGGGGTTACTGTGCTGATGGTTCTGGGAATCCCCTGTCCCCTAACTATCTGGGAAGAGATTTTGAGGGAGAATCGGCTTTATGGAGGGTCTTTTATAGCAAGCTGGCTGAACAAGATTATTTATCTAGAGGGAATCGCAACAGAGGTTGTGATTTTATTGTCTGTAGGCTTTACTATTCTGGTGGCTTCATCCTTTATTTGGAAACCATTAAAGGGAATTGACGACAAGAAAAACCATTAA
- a CDS encoding MtrB/PioB family outer membrane beta-barrel protein codes for MMRTTSTIVIKLCLDRLYFGFFSYSKVSEQTFKTLFVTTGQYIWMARQSRNFQCRVLHPKLHSGEYHYRNNLALGLTYLYENFFIDNWSLDRVNAASSDINQVMLLSDPNPDYQAHVTMIYATYQLGGK; via the coding sequence ATGATGAGAACAACTTCGACCATAGTTATAAAGTTATGTTTAGATCGTCTCTACTTCGGCTTCTTTTCCTATTCCAAGGTCTCGGAACAAACATTTAAAACTCTTTTTGTAACAACCGGTCAATATATATGGATGGCTCGACAAAGCAGGAATTTCCAATGTCGCGTGTTACACCCAAAACTTCACTCCGGCGAGTACCACTACCGCAACAATCTGGCCCTGGGGTTGACCTACCTTTATGAAAACTTTTTTATCGATAACTGGTCTTTGGACAGAGTTAACGCCGCCTCTTCTGATATAAACCAGGTAATGCTTCTCAGTGATCCAAATCCGGACTACCAGGCACATGTGACAATGATATATGCCACTTATCAATTGGGTGGAAAATAA
- a CDS encoding sel1 repeat family protein — protein MDFYEWKSLAEEGVAEAQYNLALIYSRGNEVERNDEEAVRWYRLAADQGFAEAQTNLGLMFGKGQGVEQNFNEAVKWYQLAADQGLAQAQHNLGVMYARGQGVMQSYETAIEWFLLAANQSYGQAQYNLGLMHMRGEGVARDDKEAVKWYRLSAEQNIPGAQSNLGLMYERGQGVERNYVEAHKWFNIAGVNGNRVGSRNADIIEKKMNPGQIIAAIGLARDWLEKV, from the coding sequence ATGGACTTTTATGAGTGGAAATCTTTAGCAGAAGAAGGGGTTGCCGAAGCTCAGTACAATCTCGCCCTGATATACAGCCGTGGTAATGAGGTAGAACGTAATGATGAGGAAGCCGTGCGCTGGTACCGGCTCGCTGCCGATCAAGGATTCGCTGAAGCACAAACCAACCTCGGATTGATGTTTGGAAAAGGCCAGGGCGTAGAGCAGAATTTTAACGAAGCGGTCAAATGGTACCAGCTGGCTGCGGACCAGGGACTGGCCCAGGCCCAGCATAATCTTGGAGTGATGTATGCCAGAGGTCAGGGTGTGATGCAGAGTTATGAAACAGCGATTGAGTGGTTTCTATTGGCAGCCAATCAAAGCTATGGCCAAGCCCAATACAACCTCGGGTTGATGCATATGCGTGGAGAGGGCGTTGCCAGGGACGACAAAGAAGCCGTTAAATGGTATCGACTATCTGCCGAACAGAATATTCCTGGCGCTCAGTCCAATCTCGGACTGATGTATGAAAGAGGACAAGGGGTTGAACGGAATTATGTAGAAGCACACAAATGGTTCAATATTGCTGGAGTGAACGGCAACAGGGTGGGAAGCAGGAATGCTGACATCATTGAAAAAAAAATGAACC